Proteins encoded in a region of the Haloarcula sp. CBA1129 genome:
- a CDS encoding DUF5778 family protein, protein MSEADALDDDLYRRTKQLLEPGEIQLNGAVVHTEYDGSDEIEMMQATIEVGEFIAEGAGLDPTDTFVYSGSDDPEFASNQHQGLTLDDEEFVWECQQLLRNGSFDLVFYYEASADHAGILEAVEDAGYAVTGVKGE, encoded by the coding sequence ATGAGCGAGGCCGACGCACTCGACGACGACCTTTACCGCCGGACCAAACAGCTGCTCGAGCCGGGCGAGATCCAGCTCAACGGTGCTGTCGTCCACACAGAATACGACGGCAGCGACGAGATAGAGATGATGCAGGCCACCATCGAGGTCGGCGAATTCATCGCCGAGGGTGCGGGGCTGGACCCGACGGATACGTTTGTCTACTCCGGCAGCGACGACCCTGAGTTCGCGTCGAACCAGCACCAAGGGCTCACGCTGGACGACGAGGAGTTCGTCTGGGAGTGTCAGCAGCTTCTGCGCAACGGCTCCTTTGATCTCGTGTTTTATTATGAGGCCAGCGCCGACCACGCCGGGATTCTCGAAGCTGTCGAGGACGCTGGCTACGCAGTCACCGGCGTCAAAGGCGAGTAA